The following DNA comes from Marichromatium purpuratum 984.
TGCCCACGGCGAGGCGCGCCGCCGATCCGGAGATGATGAACACCCAGTTGCCGGGGCGCGCACCCAGGGTGTCGACGGCCACCGCGCGGGCGCCGCGCGCGCCGCGCAGCACCCGCAACGACACCGACTCCAGTCCGGGGATGCGTCGGCTGCAGACCAGCGAGCGCTCCACCTGCATGATCTCCATGCTCAGTCCTCCTCCCAGTAGTCGATGATGCCGACGATGGTCAGATCGCTCGGATAATCCTTGTGACCGGCCGCCTCGCGCGCCGCTGAGCTGCCGACACAGATCACCCAGTCGCCGGGGGTGCAGCCGACCGCATCGACCGCCACCAGTTGGCTCTTGCCGTCGCGCACCACCTGGAGGTGACGGTGTTCGAGTCCGGGGATGCGGTTGGTGGCGACCAGTGGACGCTCGACCAGACAGATCTTCATAGTCCCTCCCACTCGCTCAACGAACCGCCGACGCTCTCGATGCGACCGCCGTGATCGCTGTCGCGCACCGTCGACCAGGTGTGCAACAGCCCCTGCGCGACCAGCTCGGGGTAGCGGCGCGCGATCGCCTCGGCCACCCGCGCGCAGCGCTCCACCGCGCGCGCGCGCGCTCCGGGCACCCGCCCCGGATAGTCGAAGCGCACCACCACCGGGATCGGCAATCCGCGCTCGAGGTTGAGCCGGCGGAAGATGCCGATGCCGATGTCGAGGTCGGCCGCGCCCTCCTCCAGGGTGCGCATGAAGGCGAAGAAGGTGAGGTTGCGCAGCTGCACCTCGGCGAGGTCGCCGCCGACGCCGATGAAGCGCTCCTGGTGCCCGGCGTCGGCGTAATGACCGTCGTACTCGGCGGCGACATGATCGAGCTGCTCCAGGTTGTGCTCGAGCAACCGTGCGACCAGACGCTGCATGCCCTCGGCCGGTGGACTGACACCGCCGACGCTGGCCACCGCGGCGCAGATGTGATCGCGCGCGGCCTGCAAGCCCAGTCCCCGGGTCTCGGCATGCAGCGGTCCGCTGTCGAGATGGCGCTCGAGCGCCGGCTCGCCGACGGCATCGGGCAGATGGACGCGGATGCGATCGGTGTCGGTGTCGATGCCGATCAGC
Coding sequences within:
- a CDS encoding carboxysome peptide A, producing the protein MKICLVERPLVATNRIPGLEHRHLQVVRDGKSQLVAVDAVGCTPGDWVICVGSSAAREAAGHKDYPSDLTIVGIIDYWEED
- a CDS encoding carboxysome peptide B, yielding MEIMQVERSLVCSRRIPGLESVSLRVLRGARGARAVAVDTLGARPGNWVFIISGSAARLAVGKSILTDLSIGGIIDHWETDAARPDPRLQRSC